Proteins from one Impatiens glandulifera chromosome 2, dImpGla2.1, whole genome shotgun sequence genomic window:
- the LOC124924841 gene encoding uncharacterized protein At4g26485-like, whose amino-acid sequence MIGHYNSSQKLLLVGEGDFSFSACLAMAFGSAVNMVATSLLSRDEVLLRHPDSYYNLKLLRSLGCLILHRVDVCSMNKHQVLKSLGFDVIIYNFPHAGHFRGLKETNARMIRKNQQLLKGYFASAKCLVKMGGEVHVTHRDDMPYKNWEVKMLAEKVGFIFIEKVEFNLKDYPSYQIKRGGDIRGDDTFSISHSFTFKFYYV is encoded by the exons ATGATAGGGCATTACAATAGTAGCCAGAAGCTGCTTCTTGTTGGAGAAGGTGACTTCTCATTTTCAGCTTGTCTTGCCATGGCTTTTGGTTCTGCTGTTAACATGGTTGCAACTTCTCTTCTTTCAAGAG ACGAGGTATTGTTGAGACATCCCGACAGCTACTATAATCTGAAGTTGTTGCGGAGTTTAGGATGCTTAATTCTGCACCGAGTAGACGTTTGTAGTATGAACAAACATCAAGTGTTAAAGTCCCTTGGATTTGATGTCATAATCTACAATTTTCCTCATGCTGGTCATTTTCGCGGTCTTAAAGAAACTAATGCTCGTATGATTCGGAAGAATCAACAACTGTTGAAGGGTTATTTCGCAAGTGCCAAGTGCTTGGTGAAAATGGGGGGTGAAGTTCATGTGACTCATAGAGATGACATGCCTTATAAGAATTGGGAAGTGAAGATGCTGGCAGAAAAGGTTGgttttattttcattgagaaagttgagtttaatttgaagGATTACCCATCTTATCAAATTAAGAGAGGAGGAGATATTAGAGGGGATGATACATTCTCAATCTCTCATAGTTTCACTTTCAAATTTTACtatgtttga
- the LOC124926559 gene encoding uncharacterized membrane protein At3g27390: MEVPVGFAAKLWNLLSFLPFFIALLILGLLKGIVIAPIVGGIIFIGNSAVIIGLWPAHVIWTYFCIARTKKIGLVLKILVMFLLPVPLALWLFLGIICSLIGGFAYGFIAPLFATFEAVGENAAQKCVRCILDGCWPTVQGACTLVRDLTDFCFHSYFSYMDELCEEILPDEMPMDIKLMRLPGSILVALLGMLVDVPLISIIAVWKSPYMLFRGWRRLFEDMVGREGPFLEAVCVPFAALSIILWPLAVIGAVLGAFFSSFFLGLYGGIVVHQENSVKMGMAYIIAIISIFDEYANDMLYLREGSCLPRPRYHMNMIPQNNLEKGKSIENEGEGWRNGAEGSFLTKLASQRSRTLKFAIQQYKPIQVWDWLFKSCEMNGKILLRDGLIDVKDIQKCILKGDCRKLCVKLPAWCILQCLLASAKSDSSGLLISDEMELTMTNAPREKVFEWFIEPLLIMKEQIKGLKLNDGEETCLTKLIMQHKNQRPEDWDESEFPSGDNVRRAQLQAILRRLQGIVGSMSRMPTFRRRFKTLSKILFVEAMQSGLLGKEMEGSSVKSKGRNMSTSGNNDELIDEDSGKHGVENNNNEEIV; this comes from the exons ATGGAAGTTCCAGTTGGCTTCGCGGCGAAGCTATGGAACCTCTTATCTTTTTTACCGTTCTTCATCGCCCTACTTATACTTGGCCTCCTCAAAG GTATAGTCATAGCTCCAATTGTGGGAGGGATTATTTTTATTGGAAACTCTGCGGTGATAATTGGACTTTGGCCTGCTCATGTTATCTGGACATACTTTTGCATAGCTAG AACGAAGAAGATTGGATTGGTTTTGAAGATTTTGGTTATGTTTCTACTGCCTGTGCCTTTGGCATTGTGGCTCTTTCTTGGGATTATTTGTAGCCTTATTGGTGGATTTGCTTATGGATTCATTGCCCCTCTCTTTGCTACATTTGAGGCTGTTGGTGAGAATGCTGCCCAAAAATGCGTTCGTTGCATCCTT GATGGATGTTGGCCGACAGTACAAGGAGCTTGCACTTTAGTACGGGATCTCACAGATTTCTGCTTTCACTCTTATTTTTCCTATATGGACGAATTGTGTGAGGAGATTCTTCCTGATGAAATGCCTATGGATATAAAGTTAATGAGACTCCCAGGGTCGATCCTTGTTGCTCTGCTCGGCATGTTAGTGGATGTGCCTCTAATCTCTATTATTGCCGTATGGAAGAGTCCTTACATGCTATTCAGAGGATGGAGGAGGCTATTTGAAGACATGGTTGGAAGAGAAGGACCATTTCTTGAGGCAGTTTGTGTACCATTTGCTGCTCTTTCCATCATTTTATGGCCTTTGGCTGTAATTGGAGCTGTCCTGGGCGCTTTCTTTTCCAGCTTTTTTCTTGGGTTGTATGGTGGAATAGTCGTTCATCAG GAGAACTCTGTTAAGATGGGAATGGCATATATTATCgctataatttcaatttttgacGAATATGCCAACGATATGCTGTACCTGAGAGAAGGATCCTGCCTTcccag GCCCAGATACCATATGAATATGATTCCTCAGAATAATCTAGAGAAGGGGAAGTCCATCGAAAATGAGGGAGAAGGGTGGAGGAATGGCGCAGAAGGCTCTTTTCTCACTAAGCTGGCATCTCAAAGATCGAGAACTTTAAAGTTTGCGATCCAACAGTATAAACCCATACAG GTGTGGGACTGGCTGTTTAAATCATGTGAGATGAATGGAAAAATTCTTCTCAGGGATGGGCTTATAGATGTCAAAGACATTCAGAAATGCATTTTGAAAGGAGATTGTAGGAAGCTATGTGTCAAGTTGCCTGCTTGGTGCATTTTGCAGTGTCTTCTTGCTTCAGCTAAGTCTGATTCGTCGGGTTTGCTGATCT CTGATGAAATGGAGCTAACAATGACAAATGCACCAAGAGAGAAAGTTTTTGAATGGTTTATCGAGCCATTATTAATAATGAAGGAGCAAATTAAGGGCCTGAAACTGAATGATGGTGAAGAGACGTGCCTAACAAAACTCATTATGCAGCACAAGAATCAGAGGCCTGAAGACTGGGATGAATCTGAGTTCCCATCAGGTGACAATGTCAGAAGAGCACAGTTGCAAGCCATTCTCAGGAG GCTGCAGGGAATTGTCGGATCGATGTCTAGGATGCCAACATTCAGAAGGCGGTTCAAGACTCTCTCGAAGATCTTGTTTGTTGAAGCAATGCAAAGTGGTCTGCTGGGGAAGGAAATGGAAGGATCAAGTGTGAAAAGCAAAGGAAGAAATATGTCCACAAGTGGGAACAATGATGAGTTGATAGATGAGGATAGTGGAAAGCATGGTGTTGAGAACAACAACAATGAAGAAAT